A region from the Lolium perenne isolate Kyuss_39 chromosome 4, Kyuss_2.0, whole genome shotgun sequence genome encodes:
- the LOC139839125 gene encoding uncharacterized mitochondrial protein AtMg00810-like has translation MEAELSTLQANGTWHLVPPVPDVNLIDSRWVFKVKLPADGSIERYNARLVAKGYKQRYGLDYDETFSPVVKPATIRSTADAIPRLISNLRSEFSVKDLGVLHYFLGIEISTPVSGSLLLRQRNTNGDPLSPEEATQYRSIVGSLQYLIVTRPDPSFVVNKVCQYLHQPLTPRWSAVKLILRYVRHAVDSGLQLWASTYTLFSAFFDADWADNMDDRRFTGGYAIFYGGNLIAWSARKQPTVSRSSIESEYKALSNATTELVWVQSLLQELGVLLKFNL, from the exons ATGGAGGCTGAATTATCTACTCTCCAAGCTAATGGCACTTGGCATCTGGTACCTCCTGTTCCTGATGTTAATCTTATTGATTCGAGATGGGTGTTCAAAGTGAAGCTTCCTGCTGATGGTTCCATCGAGAGGTACAATGCGCGTCTTGTGGCTAAGGGGTATAAGCAGCGCTATGGTCTGGATTATGATGAGACCTTCAGTCCTGTGGTCAAGCCAGCTACCATTCG CTCCACAGCTGATGCTATTCCACGGTTGATCAGTAATCTTCGATCTGAGTTCTCTGTTAAGGATCTTGGTGTGCTTCATTATTTTCTGGGCATTGAGATATCTACTCCTGTCTCCGGAAGTCTTCTTCTCCGTCAACGCAA CACTAATGGTGATCCCCTCTCTCCTGAAGAGGCTACTCAGTACCGTAGCATTGTGGGTTCTCTTCAGTACCTTATTGTCACACGACCAGATCCGTCGTTTGTTGTCAACAAGGTTTGCCAGTACCTCCATCAGCCTCTCACACCTCGCTGGTCTGCTGTTAAGCTCATTTTGCGTTATGTTCGCCACGCTGTTGACAGTGGTCTCCAACTTTGGGCTTCTACCTATACATTGTTTTCTGCCTTTTTCGATGCTGATTGGGCTGACAATATGGATGACCGGCGATTCACGGGGGGATATGCTATCTTCTATGGAGGAAACTTGATCGCCTGGAGTGCTCGCAAACAGCCTACAGTCTCTAGGTCAAGTATTGAGTCAGAGTACAAGGCGCTTTCTAATGCTACAACTGAACTGGTCTGGGTACAGTCCTTATTACAGGAACTTGGTGTGTTGCTCAAGTTCAACCTCTAG